In Oscillospiraceae bacterium, the genomic window GCGAATTCGGCCGCATCACCTACACCGACGCCATCGAGGTGCTGAAGAAGAACAACAAGAAGTTCCAGTTCCCGGTGGAGTGGGGCGTGGACATCCAGACCGAGCACGAGCGCTACCTGACCGAGGTGGTGTTCAAGAAGCCCGTGTTCGTCACCGATTACCCCAAGGAGATCAAGAGCTTCTACATGAAGCAGAACCCGGACGGCAAGACCGTGGCCGCAGCCGATATGCTGGTGCCCGGCATCGGTGAGCTGATCGGCGGCAGCCAGCGTGAAGAGGACTACGACAAGCTGGTGGCCCGCATGGACGAGCTGGGTCTGGACAAGTCCAGCTACGACTGGTACCTCAACCTGCGCAAGTTCGGCGGCGTGGAGCATGCCGGCTACGGCCTGGGCTTCGAGCGCATGATCATGTACCTCACGGGCATCCAGAACATCCGTGACGTGCTGCCGTTCCCCCGCACTGCTTACGGTTTCTGATTCTGAGAACGATTGGGAATTGCCTCCGCTTTGCTCTGGCAATGACAGCGGAAGAATTATTTTAAATAGCGCAATCCCGGAAAGTCTGCGGACTTTCCGGGATTGCATTTTCACGGGAAAGGTCGGTGCGGCTAGCGGCAGGTTTTGCGATAGCGCAGTTGCTGCCGGTTGGGACTCCATCTGTGAAAAGGTGTTTGGAGCGGCCCGCAGGCCGCGACAAACACGACGATAAAATAGAGTTCCGCTATTTATGCCCAGAGCATCGCGGAGGGCATTATAAATAGTGACCCGCCCTTAACTTTCAACAAGGAGACAAAAACAAGTGGAAAACATTGCACCGGCCCTGCTGGACTGGTTTTACAAAAACCACCGCATCCTGCCCTTCCGGGAGGACCCCACGCCCTACCACGTCTGGCTCAGCGAAGTGATGCTGCAGCAGACCCGGGTGTCGGCGGCGCTGCCGTATTACGAGCGCTTTCTGGCGGCGCTGCCGGATATCCCGGCGCTGGCCGCCTGCGATGAGGAAAAGCTGCACAAGCTGTGGGAGGGTCTTGGCTACTACAGCCGGGTGCGCAACCTGCAGAAGGCCGCAAAGATCGTCTGCGAACAGTACGGCGGCCAGCTGCCCGCCGACTATGCCGCCCTGCGGGCCCTGCCCGGCATCGGGGACTACACCGCCGGGGCCATTGCATCCATCAGCTTTGGCATCCCGGTGCCGGCGGTGGACGGCAATGTGCTGCGGGTGTTTTCCCGCCTGTATAATGACCCCGGTGTCATTACAGATCCGAAGGTGAAAAAGGCCTTTACTGCCCGGGTGATGGAACATCAGCCGCCGGAAAAGGCCGGGGATTACAATCAGGCCCTGATGGAGCTGGGGGCGCTGGTCTGTGTGCCCAACGGTGCACCCCTGTGCGATGCCTGCCCGCTGGCCGGGCTGTGTCAGGCCCGCGCGGCGGGCACCACCGCCGCGCTGCCCCAGAAGGCAAAGCCGAAGCCCCGCAAGGTGCTGCCGGTGACGGTGGCGCTGGTGGAAAGTCCGGCGGGCTTTCTGGTACAGCAGCGGCCCGCAAAGGGACTGCTGGCCGGGCTGTGGCAGCCGCTGTTGTGGGAGAGCGAACACCTTTTGCAGGCCGAAGTGCTGGCAAGGCTGGCAGCCCTTGGAGTGGACACCGGCACCGCAGTGCCGGAAGCCCTGCCGGCGGCCAAGCACATCTTCAGCCACATCGAATGGCTGCTGTCCGGTGTGGCCCTCACGGTGCCGGAGCAGGCGGCCCCGGCGGGCTGCGTCTGGGCCAGCCGCGAGGAGCTGCGCACCACCTACACCCTGCCCGGTGCCTTTGCCGCCTACAAGGACCGGATGCTGGGATGATTTGGAAATTCTGGCAATCTGCCCAAAGCCTTTTGTACAGAATGGACAGGAAGCGAAAAAGTTGCCCGCAACGGTTGTAATTTTTGACAGGAACGGGTATAATAACCACAAGATAGCGGGGAAGCGGGCCGTGCCCGAAGCCCCCTGAATGGAGTGGATGCGGATGTTCTTTCTGGTAAAATGCTCCCTTCACATGCTGTCGTTTCTCTGGAAGGCGGCGGACGTGCTGCTGCGGGTCTCCCGCTGGAAAAATAAGCTGAAACACCATCGTTTCGACCGAAAAAAGGAGTGTACTGAACCTATGAAGAAATCTTGCCTGATCGCTGTGATCACTGCCCTGGCCGCTGTTGCCGGAGCACTGGCTGCTGCGGCTGTTTACCTGCACCGCCGCGAAAAGGAACTGGACGAGTACGAGCGTCTGCTCTTTGGCGAGGACGATGCAGAAACGGTCGAGCCGGAAGCTGCCGAAGAGGCACCTGCCGAGGATGCTGCAGAATAAACCAAACACCGGACACAAAGGAGGCGCACCGGCAGTCTGACCACAGGCTGCGCGGGTGCGCCTTTTTGCTACATAAAAGGAGAAGGACATGAAGCGTTTTCTGCTGTGGATCATCAGCGTTGCACTGGGCGTGGCCCTGCTGCTGGCGGCTGTGATGGGGGTGAGCTATGCCTTTACCACGCAGGGCGGCTGCCCGGATGCTGCCGCGCAGTTCGGCGGCCAGGAGCTGGAGACCAACGGCTTCTGCTGGCAGGTGCCGCTGCTGGGCGGCCGGCTGGACAAGGTGTTTGCCAGCCCTGCCACCCTCACGGTGCAGAAGCTGGGCACCCTGTACACGGCGCACCCGGACATTACTCTGCCGGACTGGGCCAGCTACACCACTCTGACCATCCAGACCGCGGTCGGCAGTGTGGTGTTTGCCGGCAGCGTGAGCGAATACCAGAGCTTCCTCTTCCCGGCCAACGGCGAATACAAGGCCGAAATGACCCTCTGGCGCGTGCCCAAGGGCGGTATGGCCACCCAGTTCGAGGGCGGCAGCACCGGTGCCCTGCGCAAAAATCTGGGGCTGGAGCGCCCCGCAAAGCCCACGGGGTGGTACCGGTATTCCTTCCGGTTCACCCTGCAGGCCAGCGCGGACATCGCGTTCTCCGCCGAGCGGGTGGAGCAGGGCGGCATCGTGGGCGTGCGCATCTCCGGCATGACCGGCGACACCGCCCCTGCCGTGGAGACCGACCTTGGCAGCGTGCAGTGCGTGCGCGCCGCCGACGGCTGGCGCGCCTACATCCCGGCGGCCTACAATGCGTCCTCCGGCGGACATGCGGTGAATGTTGCCGTGAACGGCGAGACGCTCACCCACACCCTCGTCGTGCTGCCCAAGGACTTTGGCACCGTGGAGGTGGACCCGGAACCGGCAGCCACCGATGCCGCCAATGCCGAGTTCCGCAATGCGGTCTGGGGCCTGTACGAGGCCCCCGCGCGGGAAAAGCTGTGGGCCGGCGGTTTCGTGAACCCGGCGGAAAACTCCATGACACTGGTGGACTACGGACAGGTAAAGGTGACAAACGGCCAGCAGGGCAGCCGCTCCAATTCCACCAAGCTCTACACCATCCCCGGCGAGCCCTGCCGCGCCCCGGCCAACGGCGTGGTGGTGCTGGCCCGGAGCCTTGCCCTCACCGGCAACACGGTGGTCATCGACCACGGAGCCGGGATGCGCAGCTACCTGTACGGCCTGCAGGCGCTCTCGGTGTCCGAGGGACAGACGGTGGAAAAAGGCCAGGCCGTGGGTGCTCTGGGCGAAGAGCTGACCATGGACTTCAAGCTGGGCAGCAAGAGTGTGAACCCCTGGCTGCTGTTCCAGACCGCCGGCGGATTGTTCTGGAAGGAAAACGGGTAAAGATAAATCGGAATTTACTTCTACTTAGACATACAAACTGTTGACAGTAAAACTCCTATATAGTATTATTTTATAAAATACTATATAGGAGTATTTGTGTGAAAATGAATGGCGGATTTCTTGTTACCAAAATAAAACAACTTGGAGATCGAATCTTTGAGAAGATTCTCAGCGAAAAGAATATTGATGCGTTTAACGGAGCCCAAGGGCGTATTCTTTATGTACTGTGGCAGGAAGATGGAATCCCAATCAGGTCACTCTCGATTAAATGTGGATTAGCGATAACTTCTCTTACTACGATGCTGGAAAGAATGGAAAATCAAGAGCTGATAAGACGTGTTCAGTCTGAAACGGACAAAAGGAAAACACTCCTGTTTCTGACTGAAAAAGCACATGCCTTAAAGGACGAATACGATTCTGTATCTGATAAAATGGGCAGTATTTACTACAAAGGTTTTTCGGAGGAAGAAATTACCCAGTTTGAGGAATGCCTCGACCGTATCAGAAAGAATCTTGAGGAGTGGCAGAAATCATGAGTATTTGTATCAAAGATCAGATTCAAAACATGAATATCGTCATCGGATGTACAGTGGGGTGTGCATATTGCTATGCCCGCAATAATGTGAAACGCTGGCATATGATTGATGACTTTTCTGACCCTGAATTCTTTCCGGGTAAGCTCAAGATGATGGAAAAGAAACGTCCGCAGAACTTTCTTCTTACCGGCATGAGCGATCTCTCCGGATGGAAGCCGGAATGGAGAGACGAGGTATTTGCAAAGATCCGTGAAAATCCACAGCATCAGTTTCTGTTTCTGACCAAGCGCCCCGATCTGCTGGATTTTGATACCGATCTGGAAAACGCATGGTTTGGCGTTACGGTGACGAGGAAAGCAGAACTGTGGCGTATCGACGCCCTTCGGAAAAACGTCAGAGCAAAACATTACCATGTTACCTTTGAGCCGTTATTCGACGATCCCGGCACAGTTGACCTTTCCGGAATCAACTGGATCGTTGTGGGCACCATGACAGGAACTCAGAGCAGGAAGATTCATACGGAGCCGGAATGGGCATGGTCTCTGGCGGACCAGGCACATAAGCTCGGCATTCCGGTGTTTATGAAGGAAGACCTTGTCCCTATCATAGGGGATGAAAATATGATTCAGGAAATGCCGGAAGAATTTAATAAAGTGTTAGAGGTACAGAAATCATGGAAGAAGTAATAAATGGAATCCTCATTCGTGAGGTGGAAACAAAGAACATCATGACCAAGTCTAGTCTGCCGGTAGGCGGTTACTCGGTCAATCCCTATGTGGGCTGTACACATGCCTGCAAGTATTGCTATGCTTCTTTTATGAAGCGCTTTACCGGACACACGGAGGAATGGGGCACTTTCCTTGATGTGAAGCATTGGCCGAAAATTAAAAATCCGAAGAAATATGCCGGACAGCGGGTGGTCATCGGTTCTGTGACAGATGGCTACAATCCACAGGAGGAGCAATTCAGGAATACCAGAAAACTTCTGGAGCAGCTGATCGGCAGTGACGCAGATATTCTGATCTGCACAAAGTCGGATCTTGTGGTACGGGATATTGATCTGCTGAAGAAACTTGGACGTGTAACCGTTTCATGGTCGATCAACACACTGGATGAAAATTTCAAGAACGATATGGACTCTGCTTCGAGCATTGAGCGGCGTATCGCTGCTATGAAGCAGGTATATGAAGCAGGTATCCGTACAGTCTGTTTCGTATCCCCGGTATTTCCCGGTATCACGGATTTTGAAGCAATCTTTGAGCGGGTAAAGGATCAGTGCGATCTGTTCTGGCTCGAAAATCTCAATCTTCGAGGCGGTTTCAAAAAGACAATTATGGATTATATCGCCGAAAAACATCCTGATCTTGTACCACTTTACGACGAGATCTATAACAAGCATAACCGCAGCTACTTTGAAGCACTTGAAGTAAAAGCTGCGGAAATGGCTAAGAAGTATGATTGTGCCTTTGTGGATAATGAAATGCCTTATGGAAGAGTCCCGCAGGGACATCCGGTAATCGTGGATTATTTCTATCATGAGGAAATCCGAGGGACAGAGAATACTGGAAAAAGAAATCGTTAATCCAAACGAAAATTAAACTGATGAGGGTGGAGAGATTTATTTCTTGCTGTTTGAAATCGACAACTTCCGGTTTGCCGGATCGTTGAAAAAATCAAACACCCTGTAACGTTTTCTCCTTTTGTGCGTTATTGGGGTGAAACAGCCCGAAAAGGAGGAAAAGACGATGAAACTGGATTGTGAAGTCATCCGGGATCTGCTGCCGCTGTATGCGGAGCACATGGCAAGCCCGGCCAGTACGGCACTGGTGGAAGAGCATTTGCAGGAATGCGAGGCCTGCCGCGCCGAGCTGGAGCAGATGCTGCAGCCGGTGCCGGTGCAGCCGGAGCCACAGCCGGATGCCCCGCTGAAAGGCATCCGTGCATCTTTGCGCAAAAAGCGCATCCTTACGGCCGCAGCCGCCGTGCTGGCGGTGCTGTGCGCCGTGGTGCTGGTGTTCTGGATGGGCAACCTCAGCACGCCGGTGACGGCGGAGGAAGCCGGGATCTGGCTCTACAACAAAAAGGAGGATGGCGCAAACCTCTGCGTGCTGGAAGTGCAGGGCGAGAATGTCCGGCTGGAGACCGAGGGCGGGTTCAGCTGGGGCAAGGAATACGTCACCGTCCGGGCCATGCGGTATACCTTCCCCGGCCTCCATGCCGCGCTGACAAAGCTGACCGGCTCCGAGACCGTGTCCACAGAGATCGCCGTCTCCCGCACCCAGGTGCTGGCCGTGGAGTGCGCCGACGAAACGCGCTATTACAGCGACAGCCAGCAGGTGGAACGATTCATTGCGGGGGAGAACCCGGACGGCACCGTGCGGTACGGGTACGGCACCGAGGAACAATATGGGCACGACTTTAAGAAGGGCTGATTATGGACATGGAAACCATTTACCGGCTCTATTTCCGGGACGTGTACCTGTTTCTGCAGGGCCTGACCCGCTCGGAGACACTGGCCGAAGAGCTGACCCAGGAGACCTTCTTCAAGGCGCTGGACGGCCTGAAGAACTTTGACGGAAAACGGGATGTGCGGGCGTGGCTGTTCACGGTGGCCCGCAACTGCTGGTATGACCGCTGCCGCAAGGCAAAGCATACCGCCCCGCTGGAAGCGGCTGAGACGCAGGCCGCCGACACGCCGGACATTGCCCAGCTGCTGGTGGACAAGGATGCCGCCTTTACGGTGCACCAGTGCCTGCACGCGCTGGAAGAACCCTATAAAGAGGTGTTCAGCCTGCGGGTGTTCGGCGAGCTGTCCTTTGAGGACATCGGAGCCATTTTTGGCCACAATGCCGCCTGGGCACGGGTGACCTACTACCGCGCCAAAACAAAATTGCAGGCGATGCTGCAAACTACCTGAAGCGATCCCGTATCATAGCAAAAGCCCCCTCGGAGCTGCGGCTCTGAGGGGGCTTGGTGTTTGCGGGGAAAACTCAGGAAATGGAATCCACATCCCACTTCATGCGCACGGCGTCGGCACCGTCCAGATGGATGTGCATCGCACCGGCGTTATCAGTCACCTGCTCCGGGGTGCGGGCACCGCACAGCACGAACAGGCCGGGCACCATGCGGGCGGTCAGGGCAATCACCAGCTGGGCCATGGTGCAGTGGTACTTCTCGGTCAGGTCCTGCCAGTTGTTCAGCATGGCAAGGGCCTGTGCCCGGCGTGCGGGCTGGAAGTTGGGATTGCTGTTGCGGGTGCTGCCCTCCGGGTAGGTGGTGTCCATGGTCACCTTGCCGGTCAGCAGGCCCTGCTCCAGCGGGGAGTAGGCCTGCACCGACACGCCCAGCTCCTTGCAGGTGGGCAGCAGCTGCTTTTCAATGCGGCGGGTCAGCAGGCTGTACTTTTCCTGGATGACATCCAGCTGGCCGTACTTGCAGTAGCCCCGGACGATATCAGAGGTCACGTTGGACGCACCGATGGCGCGGATCTTGCCCTGGTCCTTCAGCTTCATCATGGCCTCCACCGTGGCTTCCAGCGGGTACAGGCCGAAGTCGGGCGACTGCCAGTGGGTGTACAGCACGTCGAGGTGGTCGGTGTGCAGGCGGCGCAGGCTGTCCTCCACATCCTCGATGATGCTCTGGGCCGACAGGTCGCGGTACACGGTCACGCCGTCCACCACCTTGTGCAGTACGGGAGTCTCGTGCCGCCACTCCAGGCCGCACTTGGTGGACAGCACCACCTTGTCGCGGTCGATGTGCTTCATGGCTTCGCCCACCACTTCTTCGCTGTGGTACAGGCCGTAGATGGGCGCGGTGTCGATCCACCGGATGCCCTGTTCCACGGCGGTCTGGATGGCCTTGACCGACAGACTGTCGTCGTTGTCGCCCCACCAGGCACCGCCGCCGATGGCCCAGGTGCCCATGCCGAGGAACGGCACCTCGATGCCGCTCTTGCCGATTTGGAGATTCTTCATATACTTACCCTCCTGCCAGCAGTGTTCCCCGCAATGGGAACCCTTCATTCCAATGCTGGCATCCTTTGATGTATTTTTTGGTTTATTCAAAAAAAGCCGCAGCGCAGGGGGTTGCCCCACACAGCAGCTCTCTTGAAACAGATTCGCGTTTGCGTAACGAAGTGGAGCAATGAAAGCCCCGGTGGGGCTTTTAAGCGACCGAACGGTCTCGCGCAGGCGAGATGGAGGGGCCTTGCCCCGACAAGTTAAATGTTGCCGAACTCGCTCAGCTGCAAGCTCTCGTTGTGGGTCTCGGCCCAGCGCACGGCCCAGTCGGAGGTGAACAGCAGCAGGCGGTTGCCCTTCATGTCCTCCACAGCCTTGGTGTCGCTGGTCAGGTCCAGGTCCCGCAGGTTGTAGGTGTCGGGGTCGTTCTTCACCCAGCGCAGCTGCTCAAAGGGCAGCTGCTGCATGCGGATCTCCACGTTGTACTCGGTGTTCAGGCGGTATTCCAGCACTTCCAGCTGCAGCACGCCGACCACGCCGACCACCACTTCTTCCATGCCGCCGCCCACTTCGCGGAAGATCTGGATGGCGCCCTCCTGGGCGATCTGCTCCATGCCCTTCACGAACTGCTTGCGCTTCATGGTGTCCTTCTGCTCAATGCGGGCAAAGTGCTCCGGCGAGAAGGTGGGGATGCCCGCAAACTGCACCTTCTTCTTGCCGGTGCACAGGGTGTCGCCGATGGAGAAGATGCCCGGATCGAACAGGCCGATGATATCGCCGGCATAGGCCTCGTCCACGATGGCGCGGTCCTGCGCCATCAGCTGGGTGCCGGTGGCCAGCTTGATGTTCTTGCCCTCCTGCACATGATAGGCTTCCATGCCGCGCTCGAACTTGCCGGAGCAGATGCGCATGAAAGCGATGCGGTCGCGGTGGGCCTTGTTCATGTTGGCCTGGATCTTGAAGATGAAAGCCGAGAACTCGTCACGGCAGGGATCCACGGACTCGCCGGTCAGGCTGTCCACGCGGGCCAGCGGGGTGGGGGTGAGCCGCAGGAAGTTCTCCAGGAAGGGTTCCACACCGAAGTTGGTCAGGGCCGAACCGAAGAACACGGGGCTCAGCTCGCCGCGCAGCACCTTGTCCAGGTCGAACTCCTCAGCGGCACCGTCCAGCAGCTCGATCTCGTCCGCCAGCTGCTGGTGCAGGTAGGGGGTGAGCAGCTCATCCAGTGCGGGATCACCCAGTTCGGACTCGGTCTCATTGACCTTTTTCACGCCGTTGGCGCGGCCGTCGCTGGAGAAGGCCAGTACCTTGCGGGTGTTGCGGTCGAACACGCCCTTGAACTCCTTGCCGCAGCCGATGGGCCAGTTCATGGGGTAGGTCTTGATGCCCAGGATCTCCTCGATGTTCTCCATCAGCTCAAAGGGGTCGCGGGCTTCGCGGTCCATCTTGTTGATGAAGGTAAAGATGGGGATGTGGCGCAGGGTGCACACCTTGAACAGCTTGATGGTCTGGGCCTCGACGCCCTTGGCGGCGTCGATGACCATGACGGCGGAGTCCGCCGCCATCAGGGTGCGGTAGGTATCCTCCGAAAAGTCCTGATGGCCCGGGGTGTCCAGAATGTTCACGCACTTGCCGGCGTAGTTGAACTGCAGCACCGAGGAGGTGACGGAAATACCGCGCTGCTTCTCGATGTCCATCCAGTCGGAAACAGCGTGCTTGGCGCTCTGCTTGCCCTTGACGGAACCGGCCTGGTTGATGGCTCCGCCGTACAGCAGCAGCTTTTCGGTCAGCGTGGTCTTGCCGGCGTCGGGATGGCTGATGATCGCAAACGTCCGGCGGCGCTCGATTTCTTCACGATTTGTCATAGATCTGAAATTCTCCTAGAAGGGGGTGAAGTTTTCTCCGCTCCCGCTGCGCGGGAGCGGAGAAAACATATTTTTACACATACGCACTTTATTCTATACGAAAACGCGCGATAATGCAAGGGCTTTCGTTATTTTTTCAGGATGAAGCAGGGCAGAGGGGCGGTTTCGGCCCAATTGGCAAAATCGCACACCAGAACGGTGAAATCTTTCAGCGGAAGTGCCCGCAGCCAGGCCAGCACCGCCTGCTTTTCCCCGGAGCCGATCACCTGCCCGCTGTAAAGGATGGCGCTGACCACCCCGCCGGGGCGTACCGCCTGCAGGGCGGCTTCCAGCGCGGGGATGCTGCTGTCGGCGGTGGAGAACACCGCGTGGTCGGCACCGGGCAGCCAGCCGAAGTTGAACATCACGGCATCCGCCGTACCGGGCTGCACATACTGTAACAGATGGGCGTGGCTGTCGCAGTGCAGGGCATACTGCCCGGCGGGCACCTTGGCCTGTTCCAGCCGGGCGCGGGTGGAGGCGATGGCTTCCGGCTGGATGTCAAAGCCCAGCACACGGCCCTCCGGTGCGGTAAGACGGCACAGGAAGGCTGTGTCGCCGCCGTTGCCGCAGGTGGCGTCCACGCACAGGCGCGGGTGCACCAGCCGCGCGGCGAGGAAGTCCTGCACGAATTTGACGGCGGTCAGGTCCGGGGTGCGGCGGCGCACCAGCTGCGGCCCCTCGGCCGCAAAGCCGAATTTGGCCCAGAAGGCCATCTCGGCGCAGTCGGCGGGCAGGGGTGCCGTAAACACGGTGGCGGCTTCGCGGTCATAACCGCCAAAGCTGCGCAATACTTCTTTTAACAGGTAGGAGCCGTAGCCCTTGCGCCGCCATGCCGGGTCGATGGCAAGGGCGGCAAGGGCCGCGCCCTGTGCGGCGGGGTGCAGGGTGCAATGGCCGATGACCTCCTTTTCCTTATAAAGGGCAAAGCCCGTTTCCGTGCGGCGCAGTTCCATGCGGCAGTCTCCTCTTTTCTGCAGGTTTTTCTGCTGTTACAATAGCAACTGCGGGCGTTCTTGTCAAGAAAAAACGGCAGGACCGCATTTCACAGTTTCTTCACGGCACATGCGATTGGTTTTCACAATTGGTGTATACAATAAGAGCAGTTCCAGGGGGCGCAGTTCCCCGGAGACAGAGCCTTTTCAGGGAAGGAAGTATCAAGATGGATGAGAACAAATGGGAATACAACTATTCCTCTTCCGATAACACGGCAGGCGGCACCGGTTACCCCAATGTGGGCAGCAGCGGTATGAACACCGCCAACCAGTACAACAACGAGCCGGAGCCGCAGGCTGCTGCCCCGGATGCCGGCAGCACGGTGCCTCCCACCGAGGTGCCGCCCCGGCAGCCGGCGGAGCCGGAACCGCCCAAAAAGAAAAAGCATCACGTCAATGGCGGCAAGGTGGCACGCAGTGCCGTGGCACTGGTGCTGGCCGCAGTCATGGGCTTTGCGGGCGGCTATGTCGGCTCCCAGATGAACGGCAGCAAGGTGGTCATCCAGCAGGTGGCTCCCTCCAGCTCCAGCAGCTCTTCCGGCAGTGACAGCTCCATCACCTCGGCTTCGGCGTCCGGCAGCAGCCTGACCACCGAACAGGTGGCAGATCTGGTCAGCCCCAGCGTGGTGGTCATCACCACCGAGCAGGTGGTCTACTCCCAGTGGTCCTGGTACGGCCAGAATCAGGTGGAGAGCGGCGCCGGCAGCGGCGTGATCATCAGCTCGGATGGCTACATCCTCACCTGTGCCCACGTTGTGGACGGTGCTTCCAATATCACCGTGACGATCAATGATAAGGACTATACCGCAACGCTGGTGGGCGAAGATACCACCAGTGATATCGCGGTCATCAAGATCGACGCCGACGGCCTGACCCCCGCTACCGTGGGCGACAGCGACAGCCTGAAGGTGGGTCAGAACGTGATGGCTGTGGGCAACCCGCTGGGTGAGCTGGGCGGCACCGTGACCGGCGGCATGATCAGCGCACTGAACCGCAGTGTGACCATCCAGAGCACCAACTCCACCAACACCATGTCCCTGATCCAGATGGATGCCTCGGTCAGCCCCGGCAACTCCGGCGGCGGCCTGTTCAACATGAACGGTGAGCTGGTCGGCATCGTGAACGCAAAATCCTCTTCCAGCGATGCCGAGGGCCTGGGCTTTGCCATCCCCATCAATGATGCCATCAAGGTGGCACAGGAGCTGCTGGAGAACGGCTATGTGACCGGCCGCCCCTATCTGGGCATCACCTACCTGGCTGTGACCGACGCACAGACGGCACAGCAGCTGGGCGTGAACGCCTATGGCGTCTACATCGTGGACGTGACCAAGGGCGGCCCCGCCAATCAGGCCGGTCTGAAGGCCGGTGACCGCATCGTCAGCGTGGACGGCTCCGAGATCGCCGCCAAGGATGATCTGGGCACCCTGATGCAGAAGCATGCAGCCGGTGACACGCTGGCCATCACGGTGGCCCGCGACGGCCAGATGCAGACGGTCAATGTTACGCTGGGCGAAAAGACCGCTTCCAACAGCTGAAAATCCGATAGAACAAGGGCAGACTGCCGAAAAGCAGTCTGCCCTTGTTTTTTGTTGTTTATACGGCTCCAAACACGGTGGCGCTGTACGGCATCAGAAGGGCTTTCCGTTCATAGGTGCGGCTCTCGCCCCGCCATAAGCTGGAAGAAGTGCCGTCGCTCAGCAGCTTCCACCGCCCGGCGGGCAGCGGCACCACGCGGGAGGTGTCGGTGGGGTTGTAGAACACACACAGTGCCCGCCACCAGGCCCCGTCGCCAGGGGCAGCGGGCAGGGTCCAGCCCACCAGCGGCTGCTCCAGCGAGAAGAACTGCAGCGCCTCCGGGGCGTGGCGGTCGGTGGTGCCCAGCCGCGGGAAGGCGGCCCGCAGGGCCAGCAGGCCCCGGTAGTAGTCCACCAGGGCGTGGTACTGCCCGGCGCGGGCCCAGTCCAGACGGTTCAGGGCGGGGGAGGAGCGGTAGCTGTTGCCCACGCCCTTTTTGGTGCGGGCAAACTCTTCGCCCGCCTGCAGGAAGGGCAGGCCGAAACTGGTGAGGTAGATGCCGGCGGCCAGCCGGTTCTGGGCCAGTGCCACCGGGTCAGATGCGGTGAACTCCGGCCGCTCGTAGCGCACGCAGAGCAGTTTGTCCCACAAGGTGAAGTTGTCGTGGGCGGACACATAGCTTACGATCTGGCTGGGGGCGTGGAGCGGCAGACGGTCGCTGCGGCACCAGGCGGCCACCGCGCCGCCGATGTCCCAGAAGCTGCCGGGCTTGCCCTCCACATAGCCCGGCTCCCGGGCATTGAAACAGCCGCCCTTGATGGCGTCGCGGGTGTCGTCGCAGAAGATGCCGATGCGCTCGTTCAGCATGGCCAGGTTCGCCTTGTTGGCCTCGTACCGGTGCAGCTGGCTGCCGCCGCCCTGCCACGGCTCGCCGTACATCAGGATATCCCGCCCGCCGGGCAGGGCATCCAAAGCGGCACGGGCCGCGTTCATGGTGTCCACGTCGTACAGGCCCATCAGGTCGAACCGGAAACCGTCGATGTGGTACTCCTGCGCCCAGTAGAGCAGAGAGTCGATCATATATTTGCGGGCCATGGGGCGCTCGCTGGCAAACTCGTTGCCGCAGCCGCTGCCGTTGGACAGGCTGCCGTCCTCATTCTGGCGGAAAAAGTAGTCCGGTACGGTGTTGTTCAGCACGTTTTCGTAGCGGTACATGTGGTTATACACCACATCCATGATCACGCCGATGCCTGCCGCGTGCAGGGCGGCGATCATCTCTTTGCACTCCCGCACCCGCACTTCGCCCCGGGCGGGGTCGGTGGAGTAGCT contains:
- a CDS encoding peptide chain release factor 3, translated to MTNREEIERRRTFAIISHPDAGKTTLTEKLLLYGGAINQAGSVKGKQSAKHAVSDWMDIEKQRGISVTSSVLQFNYAGKCVNILDTPGHQDFSEDTYRTLMAADSAVMVIDAAKGVEAQTIKLFKVCTLRHIPIFTFINKMDREARDPFELMENIEEILGIKTYPMNWPIGCGKEFKGVFDRNTRKVLAFSSDGRANGVKKVNETESELGDPALDELLTPYLHQQLADEIELLDGAAEEFDLDKVLRGELSPVFFGSALTNFGVEPFLENFLRLTPTPLARVDSLTGESVDPCRDEFSAFIFKIQANMNKAHRDRIAFMRICSGKFERGMEAYHVQEGKNIKLATGTQLMAQDRAIVDEAYAGDIIGLFDPGIFSIGDTLCTGKKKVQFAGIPTFSPEHFARIEQKDTMKRKQFVKGMEQIAQEGAIQIFREVGGGMEEVVVGVVGVLQLEVLEYRLNTEYNVEIRMQQLPFEQLRWVKNDPDTYNLRDLDLTSDTKAVEDMKGNRLLLFTSDWAVRWAETHNESLQLSEFGNI
- a CDS encoding aldo/keto reductase gives rise to the protein MKNLQIGKSGIEVPFLGMGTWAIGGGAWWGDNDDSLSVKAIQTAVEQGIRWIDTAPIYGLYHSEEVVGEAMKHIDRDKVVLSTKCGLEWRHETPVLHKVVDGVTVYRDLSAQSIIEDVEDSLRRLHTDHLDVLYTHWQSPDFGLYPLEATVEAMMKLKDQGKIRAIGASNVTSDIVRGYCKYGQLDVIQEKYSLLTRRIEKQLLPTCKELGVSVQAYSPLEQGLLTGKVTMDTTYPEGSTRNSNPNFQPARRAQALAMLNNWQDLTEKYHCTMAQLVIALTARMVPGLFVLCGARTPEQVTDNAGAMHIHLDGADAVRMKWDVDSIS
- a CDS encoding S1C family serine protease, with product MDENKWEYNYSSSDNTAGGTGYPNVGSSGMNTANQYNNEPEPQAAAPDAGSTVPPTEVPPRQPAEPEPPKKKKHHVNGGKVARSAVALVLAAVMGFAGGYVGSQMNGSKVVIQQVAPSSSSSSSGSDSSITSASASGSSLTTEQVADLVSPSVVVITTEQVVYSQWSWYGQNQVESGAGSGVIISSDGYILTCAHVVDGASNITVTINDKDYTATLVGEDTTSDIAVIKIDADGLTPATVGDSDSLKVGQNVMAVGNPLGELGGTVTGGMISALNRSVTIQSTNSTNTMSLIQMDASVSPGNSGGGLFNMNGELVGIVNAKSSSSDAEGLGFAIPINDAIKVAQELLENGYVTGRPYLGITYLAVTDAQTAQQLGVNAYGVYIVDVTKGGPANQAGLKAGDRIVSVDGSEIAAKDDLGTLMQKHAAGDTLAITVARDGQMQTVNVTLGEKTASNS
- a CDS encoding bifunctional GNAT family N-acetyltransferase/class I SAM-dependent methyltransferase, yielding MELRRTETGFALYKEKEVIGHCTLHPAAQGAALAALAIDPAWRRKGYGSYLLKEVLRSFGGYDREAATVFTAPLPADCAEMAFWAKFGFAAEGPQLVRRRTPDLTAVKFVQDFLAARLVHPRLCVDATCGNGGDTAFLCRLTAPEGRVLGFDIQPEAIASTRARLEQAKVPAGQYALHCDSHAHLLQYVQPGTADAVMFNFGWLPGADHAVFSTADSSIPALEAALQAVRPGGVVSAILYSGQVIGSGEKQAVLAWLRALPLKDFTVLVCDFANWAETAPLPCFILKK
- a CDS encoding RNA polymerase sigma factor is translated as MDMETIYRLYFRDVYLFLQGLTRSETLAEELTQETFFKALDGLKNFDGKRDVRAWLFTVARNCWYDRCRKAKHTAPLEAAETQAADTPDIAQLLVDKDAAFTVHQCLHALEEPYKEVFSLRVFGELSFEDIGAIFGHNAAWARVTYYRAKTKLQAMLQTT